A stretch of the Theileria equi strain WA chromosome 1, complete sequence genome encodes the following:
- a CDS encoding hypothetical protein (encoded by transcript BEWA_018950A), whose protein sequence is MKFSAESVHKLLGSELFEGIYDGTREYVFPNLNPSSNKGALDANNQQFVTSIYRNLRRIIITLNPAKNIADVNNKANNDSTGTTLELLLDQPLVTFINKEDCKKIGVLDKYDWDSNINVDKSLKGSVDVLLQPLLRLLLKTGDYVTTSCCSGRISIFENSENDLLIHSRGQNIYGRSGRILFSSHCHVIDSHIDNINHILTSHVSEKHMCYRNEGVENDNIRSDASSFDAEWDTSSSDVEYNAEKQVIIKFEPFIIHVECKDIPSALRLLRICKFSGLKQSGIVSYSNRLILAIRGISVLESPILHRCYREIRDESGNVKSQIFESSNWLVAPSYFRYLISTCNQKLTQNMRQIVRFYWICRNEFSELYDFVPVDTTSDSTSEIILPINNEAKYVIRCNTFGENVGKMLSLQRYKCCVASNGRFVCLFGGYSRGNSNDIALFDLKNVNGGFKIMHTINGPDCFKDASIISDKKANFIIVGGRTSVMSISSDVWVLQISDNMQTNWVKCKCENTRSLPKPRFRHAICLKESDCSSTVFYMSGGVSTVKPIDEGLISDIWEGTIDFTHKNGVLTDAVIKWVCLSDAQSGSVGWCSGTIFHSVSLNSIVFVGGYLSHRSTFSTTPKHIEELYVFNLSSLEFSNINVRSANEFISKNNSKSDDLHIYPLQRMAHSMVQISNDEFIVLGGIVSGHFINDIWYLNAKYWFWYCIGALPSVRTHARCGLAFVNFKLDGCEHRELWTLGGGSMIAVFGTHFDPPSRLIVSCTKKCKRSVLLKTNTQLSVLCVTAKNAIKKVKQFLEDNKIYDKHRKIVYIDRNQYIRIYLYNEFRVITPSDVLEYNICALVPIYTTNLDLINGIDEELKRHLFFDAGDCVFQANLMDFERLELQKEKSDVCSQLKILVTKTLNGCVKNLEFPKKYDKIGDALIFSKKEMVTIASVMDHSSWSFIAKELGVTSIGIIDEIVGEKRIPELQLLFGDGNVKQKENGVYYLFNIEKNMFSSGNGTERIRIPKMYFGYLNTSQQESIKKPEIVVDLFCGIGYFVLPLLKYTDSSRVKQVFACDINHDAIDNLNSGVKYNGIQEDRVVTHVGNSEFFGIDFGFEFVNKAHRVFLGLIPYSECAWESSLRAIDKEYGGMIHVHGVSELIVLQSISYFKLIKSTEKWPILDEGNTSVCKPSRSEAWKTQFPQHVLKSFHELCKSSPIMEGRSWTLEILHVEVVKKYSPYKYHIVVDLNITPCQ, encoded by the coding sequence ATGAAATTTAGCGCTGAGAGTGTACACAAACTTCTTGGAAGTGAGCTGTTTGAAGGAATTTATGACGGTACTCGTGAATATGTTTTTCCCAACCTAAACCCTTCCTCAAATAAGGGTGCGTTAGATGCTAACAATCAACAATTTGTTACTTCTATTTATCGCAATTTAAGGAGAATAATAATTACCCTCAATCCAGCTAAAAACATTGCGGATGTGAACAATAAAGCCAATAATGATTCTACAGGAACGACTTTGGAGTTGCTCTTGGATCAGCCTTTAGTAACGTTCATTAACAAAGAAGATTGCAAGAAAATAGGTGTTTTAGATAAATACGATTGGGATTCCAACATAAATGTTGATAAATCCTTGAAAGGAAGTGTCGATGTTCTCTTACAACCGCTACTACGCCTACTTCTTAAGACAGGGGACTATGTTACTACATCTTGCTGCTCAGGAAGAATATCAATATTTGAAAACAGTGAAAACGATCTTCTAATTCATTCAAGAGGTCAAAATATATATGGTCGTTCGGGAAGGATATTATTTTCTAGTCATTGTCACGTGATTGATAGTCATATAGATAATATCAACCACATTTTAACTTCTCATGTGTCAGAAAAGCACATGTGCTATAGAAATGAGGGTGtagaaaatgataatatAAGGTCTGATGCATCTTCGTTTGATGCGGAATGGGATACAAGTAGTTCAGATGTTGAATATAATGCAGAAAAGCAGGTTATTATCAAATTTGAACCATTTATTATCCATGTTGAATGTAAAGATATTCCGTCTGCTCTCAGGCTATTGCGAATATGCAAATTTTCTGGACTAAAACAATCTGGCATTGTTTCATATTCGAATAGACTAATCTTAGCCATTCGTGGTATATCTGTTTTGGAATCCCCAATCTTGCACCGATGTTATAGAGAAATAAGGGATGAGAGTGGAAATGTTAAATCGCAAATATTCGAATCTTCAAACTGGCTAGTTGCACCATCATATTTCAGGTATCTAATAAGTACATGTAATCAGAAACTGACTCAGAATATGAGACAAATAGTTAGATTTTACTGGATATGTAGGAATGAGTTTAGTGAATTATATGACTTTGTACCAGTAGATACAACTTCAGATTCTACGAGCGAAATTATACTACCTATCAATAATGAAGCCAAATACGTCATTAGATGTAATACATTTGGAGAAAATGTTGGTAAGATGTTATCACTTCAAAGATATAAGTGCTGTGTGGCTAGTAATGGTAGATTTGTCTGCTTGTTTGGTGGATACTCTAGGGGTAATTCCAATGATATCGCACTTTTTGATCTAAAAAATGTTAACGGTGGTTTCAAGATTATGCATACAATAAATGGGCCTGATTGCTTTAAGGATGCTTCCATTATTTCTGATAAAAAAGCAAATTTCATCATAGTAGGTGGAAGAACAAGCGTTATGAGCATTTCTAGTGATGTATGGGTACTTCAAATTTCTGATAATATGCAAACAAATTGGgttaaatgtaaatgtgaaAATACAAGATCTTTACCAAAACCTAGGTTCCGTCATGCCATTTGTTTGAAGGAAAGTGATTGTTCATCCACCGTTTTTTATATGTCTGGTGGTGTTTCTACGGTAAAACCTATAGATGAAGGACTAATTAGTGATATTTGGGAAGGAACAATAGATTTTACCCATAAAAATGGTGTTTTAACGGACGCAGTCATAAAATGGGTTTGTCTGTCGGATGCACAATCAGGTTCTGTTGGTTGGTGTTCTGGCACAATTTTTCATTCGGTTAGCCTGAATTCTATAGTTTTTGTAGGTGGTTACTTATCTCATAGAAGCACATTTTCTACAACACCAAAACATATAGAAGAACTTTATGTTTTTAATCTTTCATCTTTGGAGTTTTCTAATATTAATGTAAGATCTGCTAACGAATttatttcaaaaaataATAGTAAATCTGATGACCTTCATATTTACCCGTTGCAGCGTATGGCTCACTCCATGGTTCAGATATCCAATGATGAGTTTATAGTTTTGGGTGGTATTGTATCTGGACATTTTATTAATGACATTTGGTACCTAAATGCAAAGTATTGGTTTTGGTATTGTATTGGAGCATTACCTTCGGTAAGAACACATGCCAGATGTGGTTTAGCATTcgtaaattttaaattgGATGGGTGTGAACACAGAGAACTCTGGACATTGGGTGGCGGTTCGATGATTGCTGTTTTCGGAACTCATTTTGATCCACCAAGTAGGCTTATAGTATCGTGCACTAAGAAATGCAAAAGAAGCGTACTATTAAAAACTAACACACAACTGTCTGTATTATGCGTTACTGCCAAAAATGCCATAAAAAAAGTGAAGCagtttttggaggataaTAAGATATATGATAAGCATAGAAAAATAGTATACATAGATAGGAACCAATATATAAGGATCTATTTGTACAATGAGTTTCGTGTTATTACACCATCTGATGTTTTGGAATATAATATATGTGCTCTTGTACCCATATATACTACAAACTTGGATTTAATTAACGGAATTGATGAGGAATTGAAAAGACATTTATTTTTTGATGCAGGAGATTGTGTATTTCAGGCAAATTTGATGGACTTTGAGCGTTTGGAATTGCAAAAAGAGAAGAGTGATGTCTGTTCGCAGCTAAAGATTCTAGTGACAAAGACATTGAATGGCTGCGTAAAAAATCTCgaatttccaaaaaagtATGACAAGATAGGTGATGCGCTCATATTTTCCAAGAAAGAAATGGTCACGATTGCGAGTGTTATGGATCATTCTTCGTGGTCTTTTATAGCCAAGGAATTGGGAGTCACTTCTATTGGAATAATAGATGAAATTGTTGGTGAAAAACGTATCCCAGAACTACAACTTTTATTTGGTGATGGCAATGTCAAGCAAAAGGAAAATGGAGTATATTATCTGTTTAATATAGAAAAGAATATGTTTTCCTCTGGAAATGGAACAGAAAGAATAAGAATTCCTAAAATGTATTTTGGGTATTTAAATACAAGTCAACAAGAAAGTATAAAAAAACCTGAAATAGTTGTCGACTTATTTTGTGGCATCggatattttgtattaCCACTCTTAAAATATACTGATTCCAGTAGAGTTAAGCAAGTTTTCGCTTGCGATATAAATCATGATGCTATAGATAATTTGAACTCTGGAGTTAAGTATAACGGTATTCAAGAAGATAGGGTAGTTACCCATGTTGGAAATTCAGAGTTTTTTGGGATAGATTTTGGTTTTGAGTTTGTAAACAAAGCGCATAGAGTATTTTTGGGATTAATCCCATACAGTGAATGTGCATGGGAATCCTCTCTGCGCGCTATAGATAAAGAATATGGAGGGATGATACATGTTCACGGGGTCTCAGAGTTAATCGTTCTGCAAAGCATTTCATATTTCAAATTAATAAAGAGCACTGAGAAATGGCCAATATTAGATGAAGGAAACACCAGTGTCTGCAAACCGAGCAGAAGCGAAGCTTGGAAAACACAGTTTCCACAACATGTCTTAAAATCATTTCATGAACTCTGTAAATCCTCCCCAATTATGGAAGGAAGGTCTTGGACACTCGAGATTTTACACGTAGAAGTTGTGAAGAAATATTCTCCATACAAGTATCATATTGTCGTAGATCTTAACATCACACCTTGCCAATAA
- a CDS encoding hypothetical protein (encoded by transcript BEWA_018960A): MGSRHHPDLIMCRKQPGIAIGRLCDKCDGKCPICDSYVRPHLLVRICDECNYGVNQGRCVICGGQGISDAYYCKECCQCEKDRDGCPKIVNLGSAKTDLFYERKKYGQAKTML, translated from the exons ATGGGCTCCAGACATCATCCAGATCTGATCATGTGCCGCAAGCAACCAGGAATTG CTATAGGAAGGTTATGCGATAAGTGTGATGGCAAATGTCCTATCTGCGACTCATATGTAAGACCTCACCTATTGGTTAGAATTTGTGACGAGTGCAATTATGGAGTAAATCAG GGAAGATGTGTGATTTGCGGTGGTCAGGGTATATCGGACGCTTATTACTGCAAGGAATGTTGTCAATGTGAAAAGGAT AGAGATGGCTGCCCAAAAATTGTCAACCTTGGAAGTGCAAAAACGGATCTATTCTACGAACGAAAGAAATATGGACAGGCCAAAACAATGTTATAA
- a CDS encoding translation initiation factor if-2, putative (encoded by transcript BEWA_018970A) gives MSSREHSDDGDSDTPVSKKPNVFQFLNDEDSFSESEDEPLNNLEKEKASKPIEVKVDTPDETVAQKKANKKKKGKAQKKEHSDDEDLDLLLAEMNISSNANTNNAEESNVATEAAQDEVSSKTLKNRLKKEKKKQAKLQKREDQLEDTTEQKEEKQSTTKKPLSQAAKLAAEMQRRMKELEEKAKREEEERLRIEEEKRRKEEEEERERQLLLEKKRQQRKEKRERSKKEGKLLSAKEKATAMMNKKFLEQLGLDNVLEANSASKEQEPKRKSIAVQKKRKKAQQKEVVEEEESEHVESQPDTESEDSEAESIPDNWEELDDEVEPKATEPTKVVKPEVKKTKPVQEEQEDNVYDYRSPICCVLGHVDTGKTKLLDKIRHSNVQTAEAGGITQQIGATFFPKEMLDMHCHKINEKLGVNSPGLLIIDTPGHESFNNLRARGSSLCDIAILVVDIMHGLEPQTIESIGLLKARKCYFVIALNKIDRIYQWEATPWATFKSTFEKQKSDSKAEFNERAKNIMLELSENGLNSSLYWENDNIKKNVSICPTSAITGEGIPDLLALVVQLTQLLMTKKLTYTDCLRCSVLEVKTIEGLGTTVDVILLDGVLREGDKIVLCGLSGPIVTTIRTLLTPQPLAELRVKGEYIHHSSIKAAMGVKIVAPGLEDAVAGTELLVVGEEDDVDELCNDVMKDMSTIFDSVDRTGIGVYVMASTLGSLEALLQFLSDKNIRVFAVNIGPVQKKDVKKASIMREKGHPEYSVILAFDIKIAPEAEKEAEVLGVKIMTADIIYHLLDSFLKYMEEQQEQKKQSQSANVVFPCELTILPTCIFNKKDPFVFGVHVDNGILKTGTPLVAITKGTQLMIGRVASLEHNKKSVDKAIKGQEICIKVVGEPTIAYGRHFDHTAKLYSKITRDSIDVLKEYFRDDMSKDAWKLTAQLKKVFNIV, from the exons ATGTCGTCAAGAGAACATTCGGATGATGGAGATAGTGATACTCCTGTCTCTAAAAAGCCAAACGTGTTTcaatttttaaatgatgaGGATAGCTTTTCGGAGAGTGAAG ATGAACCGTTGAACAACCTGGAAAAAGAAAAGGCAAGCAAACCCATAGAAGTAAAAGTTGATACTCCTGACGAGACAGTCGCACAGAAGAAAGCCAACAAAAAAAAGAAGGGGAAGGCCCAAAAAAAAGAACATTCAGACGATGAAGACTTAGATCTACTTCTGGCGGAGATGAATATTAGTTCAAATGCAAATACTAATAATGCAGAAGAATCCAATGTTGCTACTGAAGCTGCTCAAGATGAAGTATCCTCAAAAACTCTAAAAAATAGGCttaaaaaggaaaagaaaaagCAGGCAAAACTTCAAAAACGTGAGGACCAACTAGAAGATACTACAGAacaaaaggaagaaaagcAATCGACTACCAAAAAACCGCTCTCTCAGGCAGCAAAATTGGCTGCAGAAatgcaaaggagaatgaaaGAACTAGAGGAAAAAGCCAAAcgtgaggaagaagaaagattGCGAatagaagaagaaaagagaagaaaagaagaagaggaagagcGTGAACGTCAGTTACTACtagaaaagaagagacaACAACGCAAGGAGAAGAGAGAACGCTCTAAGAAGGAAGGAAAACTACTTTCGGCTAAAGAAAAGGCCACAGCTATGATGAATAAAAAGTTTTTGGAACAACTTGGTCTTGATAATGTATTGGAAGCTAACAGTGCAAGTAAAGAGCAAGAACCAAAACGGAAATCCATAGCAGTGCAAAAAAAACGGAAAAAGGCTCAACAAAAGGAGGTAgttgaagaggaagaatctgagCATGTTGAGTCCCAACCTGACACAGAGAGTGAAGACAGTGAAGCTGAATCCATTCCTGACAACTGGGAAGAATTAGATGATGAAGTTGAACCCAAGGCCACTGAACCCACTAAGGTAGTAAAACCTGAAGTGAAAAAAACAAAACCGGTCcaagaagaacaagaagACAATGTTTATGACTATAGATCTCCTATATGCTGTGTATTGGGCCATGTAGACACGGGTAAAACTAAacttttggataaaataCGTCATAGCAATGTACAAACGGCCGAAGCTGGCGGTATTACACAACAAATTGGTGCAACCTTCTTTCCAAAAGAAATGCTCGATATGCATTGCCACAAAATAAATGAAAAATTGGGTGTAAACAGTCCAGGCTTACTAATTATAGATACACCTGGACATGAATCATTCAACAATTTGAGAGCTAGGGGATCGTCATTATGCGATATTGCTATTTTAGTTGTCGATATTATGCATGGTCTTGAACCACAAACCATAGAATCAATAGGGTTGCTTAAAGCTAGAAAATGTTACTTTGTTATAGCTTTGAACAAAATTGATAGAATATACCAATGGGAGGCTACACCATGGGctacatttaaatctacTTTTGAAAAGCAGAAGAGTGATTCCAAGGCTGAATTCAACGAAAGAGCCAAAAATATAATGTTAGAACTATCTGAAAATGGATTAAACAGTTCCCTATATTGGGAAAATGACAACATCAAAAAAAATGTTTCCATTTGTCCCACCAGTGCTATCACGGGTGAGGGTATACCAGACTTATTAGCCTTAGTTGTGCAATTAACACAACTTTTAATGACAAAGAAATTAACTTATACTGACTGTTTGCGTTGTTCTGTACTTGAAGTTAAGACTATAGAAGGCTTAGGTACTACGGTTGATGTCATATTATTAGATGGTGTATTGCGTGAAGGGGATAAAATAGTTTTGTGTGGCTTATCTGGACCAATAGTGACTACGATAAGAACTCTTTTGACACCACAACCACTGGCTGAACTTCGTGTAAAGGGTGAATACATTCATCACAGCAGTATTAAGGCAGCCATGGGAGTAAAAATCGTTGCACCCGGTTTAGAAGATGCTGTAGCTGGTACTGAATTGCTTGTTGTGGGAGAAGAGGACGACGTAGACGAGCTGTGTAATGATGTCATGAAGGATATGTCAACAATCTTTGATTCTGTAGATAGAACTGGAATAGGAGTGTATGTTATGGCTTCCACACTAGGGTCACTTGAAGCTCTTTTGCAGTTCTTGAGTGACAAAAATATCAGAGTCTTTGCCGTAAACATAGGCCCAGTACAGAAAAAAGACGTTAAAAAGGCTTCGATTATGAGAGAAAAAGGTCATCCTGAATACTCTGTTATTTTGGCTTTTGACATTAAGATAGCTCCGGAGGCTGAAAAAGAGGCTGAAGTCCTTGGTGTAAAAATCATGACTGCTGATATCATCTATCATCTACTGGATTCTTTCCTAAAATATATGGAGGAAcaacaagaacagaaaAAGCAAAGCCAGAGTGCAAATGTTGTATTTCCTTGTGAACTTACAATACTGCCtacatgcatttttaaCAAGAAGGACCCATTCGTATTTGGTGTACATGTTGACAATGGTATTCTGAAGACAGGAACGCCACTTGTTGCCATAACAAAGGGAACGCAATTAATGATTGGAAGAGTGGCAAGTCTCGAACATAATAAAAAGAGTGTTGATAAAGCGATCAAAGGTCAAGAAATATGTATAAAGGTAGTTGGAGAACCAACAATAGCGTATGGAAGACATTTCGATCATACCGCAAAATTATACTCAAAAATCACACGCGATTCCATAGATGTTCTGAAAGAATATTTCAGGGACGATATGTCCAAAGACGCTTGGAAGCTAACGGCTCAACTAAAAAAAGTTTTTAATATAGTTTAA
- a CDS encoding hypothetical protein (encoded by transcript BEWA_018980A): protein MASDSACGLGDLSNDDTPVTHVDPENNIGEDSAISTDEQTQNRPNSNLLFDSIRSMPFMSFIFGGNTRNSSINTTNRLLVLKCLIILHLLILALLVSLTCWAIFHYNVRFYKPQIRPSETLIVCWLLRAIWHIVNSAWSLKHYSSEAPQRTVLRISQAVYNVVTLFWVGFAVYFLGINPREDLQSPSCRICYFLLWITIASYIIPMLAYTFICLLLYITLFLVIYFRHGAVYTTSSIPSSLIRKMKVERYRDVVSKIVSSNAKGPSKSEDVRVVVAEDSVAEKHSKHNSSCKAVLNERLCSICILEIRDDDKVFILPCDIRHLFHKECLRKWFKRSKECPICRSNICELLQQ, encoded by the exons ATGGCCAGTGATTCCGCATGTGGGCTTGGAGATCTGTCAAATGACGACACTCCTGTTACCCATGTAGATCCTGAAAATAATATAGGTGAGGATTCTGCGATATCTACCGATGAACAGACTCAAAACAGACCGAACAGCAATTTGTTGTTTGATTCCATTAGGTCTATGCCGTTTATGTCATTCATATTCGGTGGTAATACCAGGAATTCTTCAATAAATACAACTAATCGTCTGCTAGTATTAAAGTGTTTGATAATTTTACATCTCTTAATATTAGCTCTATTGGTTAGCTTGACATGCTGGGCTATATTTCACTACAATGTTCGGTTCTACAAGCCACAGATTAGGCCCTCTGAGACACTTATTGTTTGCTGGTTGCTGCGTGCAATATGGCATATAGTAAACAGTGCTTGGTCTTTGAAGCACTATTCTTCCGAGGCTCCTCAACGAACCGTACTCAGGATTTCACAGGCAGTATATAATGTGGTTACCCTGTTTTGGGTAGGGTTTGCAGTTTATTTTTTGGGGATCAACCCCCGTGAGGATTTACAGTCGCCTTCATGCCGTATTTGTTACTTCTTGCTCTGGATAACTATAGCCTCTTACATCATTCCAATGTTGGCTTACACATTTATTTGCTTATTGCTTTATATTACGCTATTTTTGGTAATATACTTTAGGCATGGCGCTGTTTATACAACTTCTTCTATCCCATCCAGCCTGATACGAAAGATGAAGGTTGAGAGGTATAGGGATGTTGTGAGTAAAATTGTAAGTTCAAATGCCAAGGGTCCATCGAAATCAGAGG ACGTTAGAGTAGTCGTTGCTGAGGATTCAGTGGCTGAAAAACATTCAAAACACAATAGCAGCTGTAAAGCCGTGCTGAACGAGCGGTTGTGTTCGATTTGCATactg GAGATTAGGGATGACGACAAGGTGTTTATCTTACCATGTGATATTAGACACTTGTTTCACAAGGAATGTCTTAGAAAGTGGTTTAAAAGGAGCAAAGAATGTCCAATTTGTCGTTCTAATATATGTGAGCTATTACAGCAGTAA
- a CDS encoding hypothetical protein (encoded by transcript BEWA_018990A): MKFGSKLESFLVKEWADKYVRYKYLNRLIKGAKKFEVENKNKDEGTILESSLFPGDSVGDPKDVKFDTPQYYSDHVSVEISPENEGEENKTLPNDASSFQYHYVDDEDNSDKILNVIKLMASQFEEYGHLSFCEVSVKDRLDSHSKLSSVTKRKNTLGDIIDKLESESVIGISSDVSFSDKGVKFPRVKAKIPQRAHKSFRLSRHPKKKKSVYKSSVKLGSTKLKIFGNIPLPFRRQKETTSEYLSLFNKSLRDDIRTVILHYTSEMEYIQTLIKYLRRDIRRRQGKIDNSYVKLVQKAATALWDSCDKLQSYLNVNILAVYKLLKKKDKLLGTNDLTNVYPSYKGVLLSVDNCKETNDKILALFDMVSPPSNVDFIKLKEGVETSLSVNKGNYYYLSYVLGLSTMLLLACVFLCSFFFVCSLIWWGCGWCQNYLEIYGVNYQFMFGLSNNYSISDKDFYFFGALQSLLCLALFCFLLLDCKLLIVGSHSRHFSYPITLITFSILVMLLPNKNFKLKLRKKLLLSCGRLFTSSFGIGAPVTLVDSILADILTSLTRPLSDFLYIFSYFSYGISHDSHRMHDGKSMLSQYVIPQPYQGGSYLWWISERRKLHVGNMLKYISAMSCIVISSINWTYVADLSSSTSNAIVVTFYTFATLFNFLWDYFIDWGLSLPPNILKGRNGRIMYTRKAYYIACVINLSCRCTWALTTSPLQLISNKELSSNLLVLIVSVIEIFRRIVWVAFRLESEHLLNSYKYRTALWIPKLYNCKSVLVNELTMLNQ, encoded by the exons ATGAAATTTGGCTCAAAATTAGAGTCATTTTTAGTCAAAGAATGGGCTGATAAATATGTGCGTTACAAGTATTTAAATCGCCTAATTAAGGGAGCCAAAAAATTTGAGgttgaaaataaaaataagGATGAAGGAACAATATTAGAATCTTCCTTGTTTCCGGGTGATTCGGTTGGAGATCCTAAAGATGTCAAATTTGACACACCTCAATATTATTCAGATCATGTTTCCGTCGAGATTTCGCCAGAAAATGAAGGTGAAGAAAACAAAACGCTTCCAAATGATGCATCTTCGTTTCAATATCATTATGTCGATGACGAAGACAATTCTGACAAAATCTTGAACGTAATAAAGTTGATGGCATCCCAGTTTGAAGAGTACGGACATTTGAGTTTCTGTGAAGTTTCTGTAAAGGATAGGCTTGATTCACATAGTAAACTGTCAAGTGTTACTAAGCGTAAGAATACACTTGGAGATATTATAGACAAATTGGAGTCAGAATCCGTAATTGGTATATCCTCAGATGTTTCATTTAGCGATAAAGGTGTCAAATTTCCGCGAGTAAAAGCAAAAATTCCACAAAGAGCTCATAAATCTTTTAGGTTGTCTAGGCACCccaagaagaaaaagagtGTATATAAGTCCAGTGTCAAATTGGGATCCACCAAacttaaaatttttggtaaTATACCACTACCTTTTAGAAGACAGAAAGAAACCACTTCTGAATACCTTTCACTATTCAATAAATCTCTGAGAGATGATATCAGAACTGTAATACTTCACTACACATCTGAAATGGAATACATACAAACTcttataaaatatttaaGAAGGGATATACGGAGGAGACAAGGGAAGATTGATAATTCTTATGTAAAACTAGTACAAAAAGCGGCTACTGCACTCTGGGATTCGTGTGATAAACTCCAGTCGTATTTAAATGTGAATATATTAGCTGTCTACAAACTAttaaagaagaaggataaaTTACTTGGTACAAATGATTTAACAAATGTATATCCATCATACAAGGGAGTACTTCTATCAGTAGATAATTGTAAGGAGACGAATGACAAGATACTTGCTTTATTTGATATGGTATCCCCTCCAAGTAATGTTGATTTTATCAAGTTAAAAGAAGGTGTAGAGACATCTCTTAGTGTTAACAAAGGCAATTATTATTATCTATCATATGTATTGGGTTTATCCACCATGCTTTTGTTGGCATGTGTCTTTCTTTGTTC GTTCTTTTTTGTTTGCAGTCTAATATGGTGGGGATGTGGTTGGTGTCAAAATTATCTCGAAATTTATGGAGTAAACTACCA GTTCATGTTTGGGCTTTCTAATAATTATTCCATATCAGATAAGgatttttatttttttgGTGCTTTACAATCGTTACTATGTCTTGCtttattttgttttttattGCTAGATTGCAAATTATTGATTGTGGGTTCACACTCGAG GCATTTTTCATATCCGATAACGTTGATAACATTTTCAATACTAGTTATGCTCCTTCCTAACAAAAACTTCAAGCTGAAATTGAGGAAAAAATTACTGTTATCTTGTGGACGTCTTTTTACCTCATCTTTTGGAATTGGTGCTCCCGTAACTTTGGTTGATAGTATTTTGGCAGATATACTAACTTCATTAACTAGACCTCTTTCCGACTttttatatattttctcCTACTTCTC ATATGGAATATCACATGACAGCCACCGTATGCATGATGGTAAGAGTATGCTGTCTCAATATGTTATTCCTCAGCCTTATCAAGGTGGATCGTACCTTTG GTGGATCTCCGAAAGGAGGAAATTGCACGTTGGAAACATGCTAAAGTATATCTCGGCCATGAGTTGTATTGTTATATCATCTATAAATTG GACATATGTCGCCGACTTAAGTAGCTCTACGAGCAATGCTATTGTAGTTacattctacacatttgctACTCTTTTCAACTTTTTGTGGGACTACTTCATCGATTGGGGTTTATCATTACCCCCAAATATCTTAAAAGG GAGGAACGGTAGGATAATGTACACCAGGAAGGCCTACTATATCGCATGTGTCATAAATCTGTCTTGTCGCTGCACATGGGCCTTAACCACGTCCCCTCTTCAGCTGATAAGTAACAAAGAACTTTCATCAAACCTTCTTGTCCTGATAGTATCTGTTATCGAGATATTCAGGCGTATTGTG TGGGTCGCATTTAGACTAGAAAGTGAGCATCTACTGAATTCTTACAAATACCGCACCGCGTTATGGATACCAAAACTGTACAATTGTAAATCCGTGCTGGTTAATGAACTAACTATGCTCAACCAATAG